Proteins from a single region of Candidatus Omnitrophota bacterium:
- a CDS encoding radical SAM protein: MKVIISYPPLQGKGFPMLRQARQFQWVSIPSHIYPIISASALTLLKKDGFDAVFNDCLLEKWPEQKFFDFIDLQQPDVIAFETKTPVIKSHWRIIDRIKERNQKVKAVLMGDHVSVFPEESLNNCKVDYVITGGDYDLGLLGLAKHLREGSPFPKGIWCRQEAGLFNSGSAETNADLNKLPFINRELTPWKLYGEKWKRRYPFAYTMAGRDCPYGRCSFCSWANIYPNFRVREPDNFLEEIDILVNKYGAREIFDDTGTFPQGAWLEKFCNGMVKKKFNKKIIFSCNSRFDYLTEDNARLMKMAGFRKLKLGLESASQETLDRINKGITIEQVKNGCRLAAKVGLNVHLTVMFGYPWEKKSDVLRTINFVRGLLNKGHIEMLQSTLLVPYPGTALFNDGLANGWFRFDHREYERYGMQEAVFKTMDISSEELKVLCRKTYGLFFSPPYILKKIINKDFIGNLNYFIKGAVAMAGHSIDFSGGRGKNI; this comes from the coding sequence ATGAAGGTAATAATTTCTTATCCGCCCTTACAAGGGAAAGGTTTCCCCATGCTTCGCCAGGCACGTCAGTTTCAATGGGTCTCTATCCCGTCGCATATTTATCCTATTATATCTGCGTCTGCATTGACGCTTCTTAAAAAAGATGGTTTTGATGCTGTTTTTAATGATTGCCTTTTAGAGAAATGGCCTGAGCAGAAGTTTTTCGATTTTATCGATCTCCAACAACCCGATGTGATTGCCTTTGAAACTAAAACCCCGGTAATAAAATCTCACTGGAGGATAATAGACAGGATAAAAGAACGCAATCAGAAAGTTAAGGCCGTGCTTATGGGGGATCATGTGAGTGTTTTTCCCGAGGAATCGCTTAATAATTGCAAGGTTGATTATGTGATTACGGGAGGAGATTACGACCTTGGCCTTTTGGGCCTGGCTAAGCACTTAAGAGAAGGGTCTCCTTTTCCTAAGGGGATATGGTGCAGGCAGGAGGCAGGGCTGTTTAACAGCGGCTCAGCTGAAACGAACGCAGACCTGAACAAACTGCCTTTTATTAATAGAGAGCTGACTCCGTGGAAGCTTTACGGCGAGAAATGGAAGAGGCGTTACCCGTTTGCCTATACTATGGCAGGCAGGGATTGTCCTTATGGCAGATGCAGTTTTTGTTCCTGGGCCAATATCTATCCGAATTTCAGGGTAAGAGAACCGGATAATTTTTTAGAGGAGATCGATATCCTTGTGAATAAATATGGCGCCAGGGAGATATTTGATGACACAGGGACTTTTCCTCAAGGTGCCTGGCTTGAAAAGTTTTGTAATGGTATGGTCAAAAAAAAGTTTAATAAAAAAATTATTTTTTCTTGCAACAGCCGGTTTGATTATTTGACAGAAGATAATGCCAGGCTGATGAAAATGGCTGGTTTCAGGAAATTGAAACTTGGCCTTGAGTCAGCCAGCCAAGAGACTTTAGACAGGATAAACAAAGGGATAACTATTGAACAGGTAAAAAATGGCTGCAGACTCGCTGCCAAAGTTGGATTAAATGTGCATCTTACGGTTATGTTTGGTTATCCTTGGGAAAAGAAAAGCGATGTGCTTAGGACGATAAATTTCGTAAGAGGCCTGCTGAATAAAGGCCATATAGAGATGCTGCAATCTACGCTCCTTGTGCCATATCCGGGGACTGCTTTATTCAATGACGGCTTAGCTAATGGCTGGTTTAGATTTGACCATAGAGAATACGAAAGATACGGTATGCAGGAGGCGGTCTTTAAAACTATGGATATCTCGAGCGAAGAATTGAAGGTTTTATGCAGGAAAACATATGGCTTATTTTTTTCACCGCCGTACATTCTTAAGAAAATCATTAATAAGGATTTTATTGGCAACTTGAATTATTTCATTAAGGGTGCAGTGGCTATGGCTGGCCACTCTATTGATTTTTCCGGTGGTAGAGGCAAAAACATATGA
- a CDS encoding polysaccharide deacetylase family protein yields the protein MKRILQFAALSVVYLISFIIYYSGLFKVIVFVRKKILKKTRVIVLAYHSIADYSPVYANKKEFITPIRQFRRQVSYLKNNFHIVPFEEFKSILQNGRVNEDIAVLTFDDGHRDVFSNALSIISEFKLPAVFFLTTGFIGRENYLTWEQVNMMRARGFEFGCHTVTHPHLDRISSDMVKREVMESKLELEKRIGKEINYFSYPYGDYNESVVSIIKECGFSAAVTTEDSNCDLSSTDLFRINRKTVLNRPFCFFVLKIEGLFEGGFWEYIRKKIFY from the coding sequence ATGAAAAGAATATTACAATTTGCTGCTTTATCAGTAGTATATTTAATAAGTTTCATTATCTACTATTCCGGATTGTTTAAAGTCATAGTTTTTGTCAGAAAAAAAATACTTAAGAAAACAAGGGTTATCGTCCTTGCTTATCATAGTATTGCCGATTATTCGCCCGTCTACGCAAACAAGAAAGAGTTTATTACGCCTATAAGGCAATTCAGAAGGCAGGTATCATACTTGAAAAATAATTTTCATATTGTGCCGTTTGAAGAATTTAAAAGCATTTTACAGAATGGCCGGGTAAATGAAGATATAGCTGTATTAACATTTGATGATGGGCACCGGGATGTTTTTTCTAACGCACTAAGCATAATATCGGAATTTAAGCTACCGGCAGTTTTTTTCTTAACTACCGGATTTATCGGCAGAGAAAACTATCTTACCTGGGAGCAGGTCAATATGATGAGAGCAAGAGGGTTTGAATTCGGCTGTCATACTGTTACTCACCCTCATTTGGATAGAATAAGCAGTGATATGGTAAAAAGAGAAGTTATGGAATCAAAACTGGAGTTAGAGAAGAGAATCGGCAAAGAGATAAACTATTTTTCTTACCCCTACGGTGATTATAATGAAAGTGTTGTCAGCATTATTAAAGAATGCGGGTTCAGCGCTGCTGTAACGACCGAAGACTCAAATTGTGATCTATCCAGTACCGACCTTTTCAGGATAAACAGGAAAACAGTATTAAACAGGCCATTTTGTTTTTTTGTCCTTAAAATTGAAGGTTTATTTGAGGGCGGTTTTTGGGAATATATAAGGAAAAAGATATTTTACTAG
- a CDS encoding WecB/TagA/CpsF family glycosyltransferase has product MGIYKEKDILLAMAEAIDFFGVKVSKFTKRTAADEIVNLGVSGKSKFITYLNAHCFNLFCSNEEYRKYILSADCIYADGQSIVWASKLSGGRLPERINASDLIEDICLKARAGNMKLFILCHSKETCEKTISNLTREFPGLKISGCYVSGDSGSENDLVNIINQYKPDILMVGLGPPYQEGFIYRNRNSLNVNLCWAVGGLFDLLSGKFKRAPLWIRKYGLEWLFRLSQEPKRLWRRYLLGNFIFIFNIIKSSVRIKAS; this is encoded by the coding sequence TTGGGAATATATAAGGAAAAAGATATTTTACTAGCTATGGCAGAGGCGATTGACTTTTTTGGAGTTAAAGTTTCTAAGTTCACCAAGCGCACCGCAGCCGATGAGATTGTTAATCTTGGGGTAAGCGGCAAAAGCAAATTCATTACTTATCTTAATGCCCATTGTTTTAATTTATTCTGTTCCAATGAGGAGTATAGAAAATATATTTTATCAGCTGATTGTATTTATGCAGACGGTCAATCCATAGTATGGGCCTCTAAACTATCGGGAGGACGTTTGCCAGAAAGAATCAATGCCTCAGATTTAATCGAAGATATCTGCTTAAAAGCCAGAGCCGGTAACATGAAATTATTTATTTTATGCCATAGCAAAGAGACGTGCGAAAAAACAATAAGTAATTTAACCAGGGAATTTCCCGGTTTAAAAATCTCAGGTTGCTACGTCTCCGGAGACTCCGGTAGCGAAAATGACTTAGTAAATATAATTAATCAATATAAGCCGGATATATTGATGGTCGGCTTGGGGCCCCCCTACCAGGAAGGTTTTATTTACAGAAACAGAAATAGTCTCAATGTTAATTTATGTTGGGCAGTAGGTGGTTTGTTCGATTTATTATCGGGAAAATTTAAGAGGGCCCCTTTATGGATCAGAAAGTACGGGCTTGAATGGCTATTCAGGCTGTCCCAAGAACCCAAGAGGCTTTGGCGTAGGTATCTATTAGGCAATTTTATCTTTATTTTCAATATCATTAAATCCAGTGTTAGAATAAAAGCTTCTTGA
- a CDS encoding glycosyltransferase: MPIRYKVAIISNNDFSALDLPLNLAKILSLNDFTVDIIAPSDSKVIVDSLSPGIRFIKLAMLIKNSHRFRSLEFWVRVLLSAGSGYDAVIGVDNVGFVAAHIFKKIKRAKTLVYYALELSLPSEHWWVFANHYLKFFCKHSDIVISTGIERASIMQKEFGLKTPPTIIHNCPMRHEIKKNGQLERTLRVKLGVDFKFIVIYHGGLNHDRAVINLINSAEKLEEEIVLAIMGFGDPGYIEKLRRLIKSKRLEKKILLLGWLDLSKTELLDFISGADIGIALHFYKKDNSPGAVYWTPNKIFEYMACGLPMVTSDNPSLNFITDLGVGSCVNPDDPGEIAEAVNNIYNNKDMCDKMKHNCRRLFDSEFNYEKQSRNLVSLIREKCRSN; this comes from the coding sequence ATGCCGATAAGATATAAGGTTGCAATTATAAGCAACAATGATTTCTCAGCACTTGATCTTCCTTTAAATTTAGCCAAGATTTTAAGCCTGAATGATTTTACGGTAGATATTATTGCTCCGTCAGATTCCAAAGTTATTGTCGATAGCCTAAGCCCCGGCATAAGGTTTATAAAACTGGCAATGTTAATAAAAAACTCGCATAGATTCAGAAGCTTGGAGTTTTGGGTAAGAGTGTTGCTATCTGCTGGTTCGGGTTACGATGCCGTAATCGGGGTTGATAATGTCGGTTTTGTTGCTGCACATATCTTTAAAAAAATAAAAAGGGCTAAAACACTGGTTTATTATGCCCTGGAATTGTCATTACCTAGCGAGCATTGGTGGGTATTTGCAAATCATTATTTGAAATTTTTCTGTAAGCATAGTGATATAGTAATATCGACAGGCATCGAAAGGGCCAGCATAATGCAGAAAGAATTCGGGCTTAAAACCCCCCCAACAATAATACATAATTGTCCCATGCGGCACGAAATTAAAAAAAACGGTCAGCTTGAAAGAACCTTGAGGGTAAAATTGGGAGTAGATTTTAAGTTTATTGTCATCTATCATGGAGGGCTAAATCATGACCGGGCAGTAATTAATTTGATAAATTCAGCAGAAAAATTAGAGGAGGAAATAGTTTTAGCAATAATGGGTTTTGGCGACCCGGGATATATTGAGAAGCTCAGGCGCCTGATAAAGTCTAAGCGCCTGGAGAAAAAAATATTATTATTAGGCTGGCTTGACTTATCAAAAACGGAGCTTTTGGATTTTATTTCAGGTGCTGATATAGGCATAGCCCTGCATTTTTATAAAAAGGATAATAGCCCCGGGGCTGTTTATTGGACCCCGAATAAAATTTTTGAATACATGGCTTGCGGGCTGCCCATGGTTACTTCTGATAACCCCTCATTAAATTTCATAACTGACCTTGGGGTAGGTAGTTGCGTCAATCCGGATGACCCCGGAGAGATAGCCGAAGCAGTCAATAATATTTATAATAATAAGGATATGTGTGATAAAATGAAACATAATTGCAGGAGGTTATTTGATTCAGAGTTCAATTATGAAAAGCAGTCTCGAAACCTGGTTTCTCTTATCAGGGAAAAGTGCCGGAGTAATTGA
- the asnB gene encoding asparagine synthase (glutamine-hydrolyzing), giving the protein MCGIAGIFNFEPFSRVGDNFINRFSSSLHNRGPDDNGFFIDHNKGICFVHTRLSVIDLSSAGHQPMSSRDGKVKIVYNGEIYNYPELRRQLQSLGRDFLSNSDTEVIIQGYQEWGIEKLLHSLRGMFALAIFDSSSGRDKLILARDRFGIKPLYYYLNNNLILFSSTVDSIKNNGLVELEHERASRSTLLIFGHIPEPYTILKDVLALEAGSYLTISKEGPRLTKYYDLGKAVSESERLRDAAMVKKSLQKALEEAANIHLLSDVPLGIFLSGGIDSSALVAFSSLNRRGAISTVSLVFDEKEYSEGYYQKLVADKFNTIHNEYKITENGFYDEMDNIFKAMDQPSIDGINTFFVSLAAKNSGLKVVLSGAGADEVFCGYDYFGKVDTLKFLSRLSEVWHKPFSLFEGLENKFRKLSYLGERSGLSSYLSLRAILNFKEIIDILGVSRESLRNIIGRYSQDLPFGMSPNINWLSSMEINMYLKNQLLKDMDVMSMYHSIETRVPYLDHKLIEFVMSVDPGLKVDKLLPKPLLANLVKGLLPQELISRKKQGFVFPMNEWLKSQKGRDLFFDSARAVGIKNAFSLRLWNRFRKNNQLWAAIWAIIVIHRKAA; this is encoded by the coding sequence ATGTGCGGTATAGCCGGAATCTTTAATTTTGAGCCTTTTAGCAGAGTAGGCGATAACTTTATTAACCGTTTCAGCAGCTCTTTACACAATAGGGGGCCTGATGATAACGGTTTTTTTATAGACCATAACAAAGGGATTTGTTTTGTGCATACCCGTTTATCGGTAATAGACTTAAGCAGCGCCGGGCACCAGCCAATGTCCAGCCGTGACGGAAAAGTAAAAATAGTTTATAACGGAGAGATATATAATTATCCTGAACTTCGCCGTCAATTACAATCTTTAGGCAGGGATTTCTTATCTAATTCTGATACGGAAGTTATAATACAGGGCTACCAGGAATGGGGAATAGAAAAGCTGCTGCATAGCCTTAGGGGCATGTTTGCTCTGGCGATATTTGATAGCAGCTCCGGCAGGGATAAGCTGATCCTTGCGCGTGACAGGTTTGGGATTAAGCCGCTTTATTATTATTTAAATAATAACTTGATTCTTTTTTCTTCTACGGTTGATTCTATTAAGAATAACGGATTAGTTGAGCTTGAGCATGAGCGCGCATCAAGAAGCACACTTTTGATTTTCGGCCATATTCCGGAACCCTACACTATCCTTAAGGATGTCTTAGCTTTAGAAGCCGGAAGCTATTTAACTATCAGTAAAGAAGGTCCGAGACTGACCAAATATTACGACCTCGGTAAGGCAGTATCAGAATCGGAGCGATTGAGGGATGCGGCGATGGTCAAAAAAAGCCTGCAAAAGGCGTTAGAAGAGGCTGCTAATATCCATCTCTTAAGCGATGTTCCTTTAGGGATATTCTTAAGCGGGGGGATTGATTCATCCGCATTAGTGGCTTTCTCTAGCTTGAATAGAAGAGGCGCTATTTCTACCGTATCGCTAGTTTTTGACGAGAAAGAATATTCAGAGGGCTACTATCAAAAATTAGTCGCAGATAAATTCAATACTATTCATAATGAATATAAGATAACTGAAAATGGCTTCTATGATGAAATGGATAATATTTTTAAGGCGATGGATCAGCCATCTATCGATGGAATTAATACCTTTTTTGTCTCTCTTGCCGCTAAAAACTCTGGTTTAAAAGTAGTTTTGTCTGGCGCAGGCGCAGATGAAGTTTTTTGCGGTTATGATTATTTCGGGAAGGTAGATACTCTTAAGTTTTTAAGCCGGTTATCAGAAGTTTGGCATAAGCCGTTTTCTCTATTTGAGGGTTTAGAAAATAAATTTAGAAAGTTGTCTTATCTTGGAGAACGGTCCGGGCTAAGCAGCTATTTGTCTTTAAGGGCTATTTTAAACTTTAAAGAGATAATTGATATACTGGGGGTTTCCAGAGAAAGCCTGCGTAACATTATTGGCAGATATTCTCAAGATCTGCCCTTTGGAATGTCCCCAAACATCAATTGGCTTTCTTCTATGGAGATAAATATGTATCTAAAGAATCAATTATTAAAAGATATGGATGTAATGAGCATGTACCATTCCATAGAAACCAGAGTGCCTTATTTAGACCATAAGCTGATTGAGTTTGTTATGTCCGTGGACCCCGGATTAAAAGTAGATAAGCTTTTACCCAAGCCCCTATTGGCAAATTTAGTTAAAGGCCTGCTTCCGCAAGAGCTTATTTCCAGGAAAAAGCAAGGTTTTGTTTTCCCGATGAATGAATGGTTAAAAAGCCAGAAGGGTAGAGATTTATTTTTTGATTCAGCCAGGGCCGTGGGTATCAAGAATGCCTTTTCCTTAAGGCTTTGGAATAGGTTCCGCAAAAATAATCAGCTATGGGCAGCAATCTGGGCTATTATTGTCATACATAGAAAGGCAGCGTAA